One Aegilops tauschii subsp. strangulata cultivar AL8/78 chromosome 7, Aet v6.0, whole genome shotgun sequence genomic window carries:
- the LOC141026921 gene encoding uncharacterized mitochondrial protein AtMg00860-like → MKSAGGGVRTDGKNIAAVQNWPTPTNVKEVRGFLVLAGYYRKFVKNFGIISRPLTDLLKKNTVFCWTELEEAAFQELKKALVTAPALALPEFKVQFEIETDASDKGIGAVLRQGKHPVAFLSKSLGPKNRALSTYEKEGLAILMAVDHWRTYLQHDEFIIHTDQRSPVHLED, encoded by the coding sequence ATGAAATCAGCGGGGGGAGGTGTGCGCACGGACGGCAAAAACATTGCAGCAGTCCAAAACTGGCCGACACCAACCAACGTCAAGGAAGTACGAGGATTTCTCGTCCTCGCAGGGTACTACCGCAAATTTGTCAAGAATTTTGGCATCATCAGCAGACCACTGACAGACTTGTTGAAGAAGAACACGGTATTCTGTTGGACAGAGCTAGAAGAGGCGGCCTTTCAGGAGCTAAAGAAGGCGCTGGTCACAGCCCCCGCCCTGGCCTTACCAGAGTTCAAGGTGCAGTTCGAAATCGAGACGGACGCATCCGACAAAGGCATTGGAGCAGTTTTGCGCCAGGGCAAACACCCAGTGGCATTTCTCAGCAAGTCATTGGGCCCCAAAAATAGAGCACTATCAACTTACGAGAAGGAAGGGCTTGCAATTCTGATGGCTGTGGATCACTGGCGCACATACCTACAGCATGATGAGTTTATCATCCACACGGACCAGCGAAGTCCGGTGCATCTTGAGGACTAG